In Populus nigra chromosome 1, ddPopNigr1.1, whole genome shotgun sequence, one genomic interval encodes:
- the LOC133680997 gene encoding polyphenol oxidase, chloroplastic-like, with product MACNLSPLTTSPTAISTSSLCPSILKRHAPFVARNQSHPNFHTVSCKARNDDNQNPSTRRDVLIGLGGLYGATNLSDPFAYAKPIQPPDIADCSVINEPDPENPTNCCPPLTRKIIDFKLPSQNEPLRIRRPAHLVDDNYIAKYNRAIALMKQLPEDDPRNFTQQANVHCAYCDGGYHQVGMPDLNYQVHFSWLFFPWHRYYLYFYERILGKLINDPTFALPFWNWDSPQGMQIPAFFADPKSAVYDPLRDKSHQPPKIIDLDFPGVDFPLPDPVQVASNLNVMYRQVVTAKYPTLFMGRPYRAGDEPEPGAGSLEDVPHTTVHIWTGDADQPNRENMGVFYAAARDPIFFAHHGNIDRLWEVWKKLPGGKRENFTDPDWLDAAFLFYDENANLVRVKIRDCLDTTKLRYGFQDVASPWINARPKRKPNKPKPTVPVDTADPTKPIGLLNKTVSVVVQRPNKKRSKKDKEEAEEVLVIEGIEYRIDLYVKFNVLINDVPDTPGKADDAEFAGTFVNVPHNRNKTVKTSLRLGISELLEDLEAEDDESVVVTLVPVTNIGEATIGTLRIELLKD from the coding sequence ATGGCCTGTAACCTTTCTCCTCTCACCACCTCCCCTACTGCTATTTCCACCTCCTCTCTGTGCCCCTCAATCCTGAAAAGACACGCTCCATTTGTAGCTAGAAATCAAAGCCATCCCAATTTTCATACAGTTTCATGCAAAGCCAGAAATGATGATAACCAGAACCCTTCCACGAGAAGGGATGTCCTCATTGGTCTAGGAGGTCTCTATGGGGCAACCAATCTCAGCGATCCATTTGCTTATGCTAAGCCAATCCAACCTCCGGACATAGCTGACTGTAGCGTAATAAACGAGCCTGATCCTGAAAATCCCACAAACTGTTGCCCTCCATTAACAAGGAAGATCATCGACTTCAAGCTCCCTTCTCAAAATGAGCCATTGCGAATTAGACGCCCTGCTCATCTAGTTGATGATAACTACATTGCCAAATATAATAGAGCCATTGCTCTAATGAAACAACTCCCTGAAGATGACCCACGTAACTTCACACAGCAAGCCAATGTCCACTGTGCTTATTGTGATGGTGGTTATCACCAAGTAGGGATGCCAGACTTGAATTATCAAGTTCACTTTAGTTGGCTGTTCTTTCCCTGGCATAGATACTATCTCTACTTCTACGAGAGAATCTTGGGCAAACTGATTAATGATCCCACTTTTGCTTTACCATTCTGGAATTGGGATTCCCCTCAGGGCATGCAAATACCAGCCTTCTTTGCCGACCCTAAATCGGCAGTCTATGACCCGCTCCGTGACAAGAGTCACCagccaccaaaaattattgatcTTGACTTCCCCGGTGTAGACTTTCCTTTGCCAGACCCAGTTCAAGTGGCTAGCAATCTTAATGTAATGTATAGGCAAGTGGTGACTGCCAAGTATCCTACGCTCTTTATGGGTCGACCATACCGTGCCGGAGATGAACCAGAACCTGGAGCTGGTTCACTCGAGGATGTCCCACACACTACAGTTCACATCTGGACCGGTGACGCAGACCAACCGAATCGTGAAAACATGGGTGTTTTCTATGCAGCCGCGAGAGATCCCATCTTTTTTGCTCATCATGGGAACATTGACCGATTGTGGGAAGTATGGAAGAAATTACCAGGtggaaaaagagagaatttCACCGACCCTGATTGGCTCGACGCAGCATTTCTTTTCTACGATGAGAACGCTAATCTAGTCCGAGTTAAAATTAGGGATTGTCTTGACACAACAAAGTTGAGATATGGGTTTCAAGATGTTGCTAGTCCCTGGATCAATGCTAGACCAAAACGAAAGCCAAACAAACCAAAGCCGACAGTGCCAGTAGATACGGCAGACCCAACAAAACCAATCGGTCTGTTAAACAAAACTGTAAGTGTTGTGGTTCAGAGACCTAATAAAAAGAGAAGTAAGAAAGacaaagaagaagcagaagaagtTTTAGTGATTGAAGGGATTGAGTATCGAATAGATCTATATGTAAAGTTTAACGTGCTCATAAATGACGTGCCTGACACACCTGGTAAAGCAGACGACGCAGAGTTTGCTGGAACCTTTGTCAATGTGCCTCATAATCGTAACAAGACAGTAAAGACAAGTTTGAGGTTGGGAATTTCTGAGCTATTGGAGGATTTGGAAGCTGAAGATGATGAAAGTGTGGTGGTGACTTTGGTGCCGGTAACAAATATAGGTGAGGCTACCATTGGCACTCTCAGGATTGAGCTTCTCAAGGATTGA
- the LOC133684700 gene encoding polyphenol oxidase, chloroplastic-like translates to MASCISLSSSIPLAASSFLPSFPKTHRVSRIKKPNRHNIPIVSCKSGNNDHEQNPATRRDLLIGLGGLYGATSLRDPFAYANPIAPPDITQCELVTLPTESDPSNCCPPTSTKIKNFKFPSASSPMRIRPAAHLVDKAYVAKYAKAIALMKSLPDDDPRSFKSQADVHCAYCDGAYHQAGFPDLDLQIHFSWLFFPWHRLYLYYFERILGKLIDDPTFALPFWNWDAPAGMQMPAIFTDPKSPLYDPLRDANHQPPTLLDLNYAKGDANPDPAKAEELYASNLNVMYRQMVSGATKPTLFFGKPYRAGDDPSPGMGTIETTPHTQIHYWTGDPNQTNGENMGNFYSAGRDPIFYCHHSNVDRMWDLWKKIPGGKRKDIEDPDWLNSEFLFWDENKELVRVKVKDTLDTKKLRYGFQDVPIPWLKTRATPKLTRQEKSRRSAKKSVVLTPISAFPVVLDKVISVEVSRPKKSRSATEKEDEDEVLVIEGIEYEENQLIKFDVLVNDEPDSPGGPDKSEFAGSFVNVPHKHAKKSKTTMVLGITGLLEDLEAEGDDTLVVTLVPRTGGDFVTVANVKIEFVAD, encoded by the coding sequence ATGGCTTCCTGTATCTCTCTTTCCAGTAGCATCCCTTTAGCTGCCTCCTCTTTCTTGCCTTCCTTCCCAAAAACACACCGAGTTTCCAGAATTAAAAAGCCTAACCGTCACAATATCCCGATTGTTTCTTGCAAATCAGGCAACAATGATCATGAACAAAACCCTGCCACCAGAAGAGATCTGCTCATTGGTCTCGGTGGACTCTATGGAGCAACTAGTCTTCGTGATCCATTTGCCTATGCTAACCCCATTGCACCACCAGACATAACTCAATGTGAGCTAGTTACCCTGCCAACCGAAAGTGACCCCTCGAACTGTTGCCCTCCAACATCCACAAAGATCAAAAACTTCAAATTCCCTTCTGCGTCCTCCCCAATGCGCATTAGGCCTGCTGCTCATTTAGTTGATAAAGCCTACGTAGCTAAATACGCCAAAGCCATTGCACTGATGAAAAGTCTTCCTGACGATGATCCACGTAGCTTCAAGAGCCAAGCCGACGTTCACTGTGCTTATTGTGATGGTGCTTATCACCAAGCAGGCTTTCCTGATTTAGACCTTCAAATTCACTTCTCGTGGCTCTTCTTTCCCTGGCATAGACTCTATTTATACTACTTCGAAAGAATCTTGGGTAAACTGATTGATGATCCAACTTTCGCTTTGCCTTTCTGGAATTGGGATGCCCCTGCCGGCATGCAAATGCCAGCCATTTTTACTGACCCCAAATCACCACTTTATGACCCCCTTCGCGACGCGAATCACCAACCTCCGACACTGCTTGATCTTAATTACGCGAAAGGAGATGCGAATCCAGACCCTGCAAAAGCAGAGGAATTGTATGCAAGCAATCTTAACGTAATGTACAGGCAAATGGTGTCCGGTGCCACGAAGCCTACTCTCTTTTTTGGAAAACCATATCGTGCTGGTGATGATCCAAGCCCTGGAATGGGTACAATTGAGACCACCCCACACACTCAGATTCACTACTGGACCGGCGACCCCAATCAAACTAACGGGGAAAATATGGGCAATTTCTACTCAGCAGGGAGAGATCCCATATTTTATTGTCATCACTCGAACGTCGACCGAATGTGGGACTTGTGGAAGAAAATACCTGGAGGCAAGCGAAAGGATATCGAGGATCCTGATTGGCTTAATTCAGAGTTTCTTTTCTGGGATGAGAATAAAGAGCTGGTTCGAGTAAAGGTTAAAGATACTCTTGACACCAAGAAGCTAAGATATGGCTTTCAAGATGTTCCTATTCCTTGGCTGAAAACTAGAGCAACACCAAAATTAACACGGCAGGAAAAATCACGTCGTTCAGCTAAAAAAAGCGTTGTATTAACACCAATTAGTGCATTCCCTGTTGTCTTGGATAAAGTCATAAGTGTGGAGGTTTCCAGGCCAAAGAAATCAAGAAGCGCGACggagaaagaagatgaagatgaagtttTAGTTATTGAAGGGATTGAGtatgaagaaaatcaattaattaagttcGATGTGCTCGTCAACGATGAACCTGATTCACCTGGTGGACCAGACAAGTCCGAGTTTGCAGGAAGTTTCGTCAATGTGCCTCACAAGcatgcaaaaaaatcaaagacaacTATGGTATTGGGGATTACAGGATTGTTGGAAGATCTGGAAGCTGAAGGAGATGATACCCTTGTGGTGACTTTAGTGCCTCGGACTGGTGGTGATTTTGTTACCGTTGCTAATGTCAAGATTGAGTTTGTCGCTGACTGA